One Cellulomonas soli DNA window includes the following coding sequences:
- a CDS encoding cytochrome ubiquinol oxidase subunit I: protein MDALDLARWQFGITTVYHFIFVPLTIGLAPLVAIMQTIWVRTGHERWLRLTKFFGKLLLINFAIGVATGIVQEFQFGMAWSEYSRFVGDVFGAPLAMEALAAFFVESTFLGLWIFGWDKLPKKIHLACIWAVAIATNLSAFFILAANSWMQHPVGAVFNMETGRAEMVDIGKVLSNPTVLAAFPHTISAAFLTAGTFVAGIAAWWMVKLVRAGQADKARDVYRPAVILGLVAMLVSGVGVAVTGDWQAKLMFDQQPMKMAAAEGLCESTDGASFSILAIGDLNNDCAGVRHLIEIPGLTSFLATGDFSAPIKGVDDLQAQYEEKFGFTDEAGNPASYSPNLAVTYWSFRLMIGFGVGSAALALLALWFTRKGRVTDNPWFARVGVWALATPFLASAFGWIFTEMGRQPWVVAPNPNPSGVDGVWLFTARGVSEVVTPTTVIISLVGFTLLYGVLAVFWYRLMHRYAIEGVADTEHDPSPDNRPDEPDATDRPLSFAY, encoded by the coding sequence GTGGACGCCCTCGACCTCGCCCGCTGGCAGTTCGGCATCACGACCGTCTACCACTTCATCTTCGTGCCGCTGACGATCGGCCTCGCGCCGCTCGTCGCGATCATGCAGACGATCTGGGTGCGGACCGGTCACGAGCGCTGGCTGCGGCTGACCAAGTTCTTCGGCAAGCTCCTGCTCATCAACTTCGCGATCGGTGTCGCCACCGGCATCGTGCAGGAGTTCCAGTTCGGCATGGCGTGGTCGGAGTACTCACGCTTCGTCGGCGACGTCTTCGGCGCCCCGCTGGCGATGGAGGCGCTCGCCGCGTTCTTCGTCGAGTCGACGTTCCTGGGCCTGTGGATCTTCGGCTGGGACAAGCTGCCCAAGAAGATCCATCTCGCGTGCATCTGGGCCGTCGCGATCGCCACGAACCTGTCCGCGTTCTTCATCCTCGCGGCCAACTCCTGGATGCAGCACCCCGTCGGTGCGGTCTTCAACATGGAGACCGGGCGCGCGGAGATGGTCGACATCGGCAAGGTGCTCAGCAACCCCACCGTTCTCGCGGCGTTCCCGCACACGATCTCGGCGGCCTTCCTCACGGCGGGCACGTTCGTCGCCGGCATCGCCGCGTGGTGGATGGTCAAGCTCGTCCGCGCCGGTCAGGCCGACAAGGCACGCGACGTCTACCGCCCCGCGGTGATCCTCGGCCTGGTGGCCATGCTCGTCTCGGGCGTCGGCGTCGCTGTCACCGGTGACTGGCAGGCCAAGCTCATGTTCGACCAGCAGCCCATGAAGATGGCCGCGGCCGAGGGGCTGTGCGAGTCGACCGACGGTGCCTCGTTCTCGATCCTGGCGATCGGCGACCTGAACAACGACTGCGCGGGCGTGCGCCACCTCATCGAGATCCCCGGCCTGACCTCGTTCCTCGCGACCGGGGACTTCTCCGCGCCGATCAAGGGCGTCGACGACCTGCAGGCCCAGTACGAGGAGAAGTTCGGCTTCACCGACGAGGCCGGCAACCCCGCCAGCTACTCCCCCAACCTGGCCGTCACCTACTGGTCCTTCCGACTGATGATCGGCTTCGGCGTCGGCTCGGCCGCCCTGGCGCTGCTCGCGCTGTGGTTCACCCGCAAGGGACGCGTCACCGACAACCCGTGGTTCGCACGCGTGGGCGTCTGGGCCCTCGCCACGCCGTTCCTCGCCTCGGCGTTCGGCTGGATCTTCACCGAGATGGGCCGTCAGCCGTGGGTCGTCGCACCCAACCCGAACCCCTCGGGCGTCGACGGCGTGTGGCTGTTCACCGCACGGGGCGTCTCCGAGGTCGTGACGCCGACGACCGTGATCATCTCGCTGGTCGGCTTCACGCTGCTCTACGGCGTGCTCGCGGTCTTCTGGTACCGCCTCATGCACCGGTACGCGATCGAGGGCGTCGCCGACACCGAGCACGACCCCAGCCCCGACAACCGACCTGACGAACCGGACGCGACCGACCGTCCGCTGTCGTTCGCCTACTGA